In Brevibacillus marinus, the genomic window AGCGGGTTGGCGGAGACGATCAACAAGGCGCCTGCTGCGTGCACCAGCTGTTCCGCCGCGGCCAAGTCCTCCACGCTGCCGAAAAAGTTGGGGTACTGCAGGATGACGGCGCCCGTTTGCTTCGCCAGTTCCCGCTCTAGCTGCTCGAGATCGGTCACTCCTTCGTCCGTGTAGGCAATTTCGAGCACTTCCACCGACTGGCCGCGGGCATAGGTGGCCAGCACCTGCCGCGCTTCCGGGTGCACCGCGCGGGAGACGAGCACCCGCTTTTTCGCGGTATGCCCCGCTGCCATCATCGCCGCTTCCGCCAGCGCCGTGGCGCCGTCGTACATCGACGAATTGGCCACTTCCATGCCGGTCAGCTCGCAGACCATCGTCTGAAACTCAAAGATCGCCTGCAGCTCCCCCTGACTGATCTCCGGCTGGTACGGCGTGTAGGCGGTATAAAACTCGGAGCGGGAAATCACGTGGTTGACGACGCTGGGGATGTAGTGCTGATACACGCCTGCGCCGAGAAAACAGACATGGCTGTCAAAGCTGATATTTTTGCCCGCCAGTTTTTTCATGTAGGCCGTCAGTTCCGGTTCCGACATCGCCTTGGTGATGGAGAGAGCCCGGTTTAAGCGCACCGCTTGCGGAATGTCGGCAAACAACTGCTCGATCGATTCGAGCCCGAGCGCTGCCAGCATGCTGCGCTTGTCTTGGTCGGTCTGCGGCAGGTAACGGTATTTCAC contains:
- the gcvPA gene encoding aminomethyl-transferring glycine dehydrogenase subunit GcvPA, producing the protein MKYRYLPQTDQDKRSMLAALGLESIEQLFADIPQAVRLNRALSITKAMSEPELTAYMKKLAGKNISFDSHVCFLGAGVYQHYIPSVVNHVISRSEFYTAYTPYQPEISQGELQAIFEFQTMVCELTGMEVANSSMYDGATALAEAAMMAAGHTAKKRVLVSRAVHPEARQVLATYARGQSVEVLEIAYTDEGVTDLEQLERELAKQTGAVILQYPNFFGSVEDLAAAEQLVHAAGALLIVSANPLSLGVLEAPGKLGADIVVGDMQPFGIPASFGGPHCGYFAATSKLLRKMPGRIVGQTKDEEGKRGFVLTLQAREQHIRREKATSNICSNQALNALAAAVAMSALGKQGVQEMALMNLQKAHYAKRQIAARQGVTVRFSAPTFHEFVVRLPKPAAAVNAALLQAGIIGGYDLGRSYPELAGHLLFAVTELRTREEIDNLAQQLEAIARA